In Plasmodium gaboni strain SY75 chromosome 11, whole genome shotgun sequence, the following proteins share a genomic window:
- a CDS encoding putative P-loop containing nucleoside triphosphate hydrolase — MTKIDIDCTCLDLFEEHNKSYYFNDCAILKKCIKNGILKKCDSVCIYGKENCGKTLLLTEILADLTAVKELKGMNCKVVYLDCDLSFNYKNYENIINKKFDKYIIKNNNICTYNDLKKIYVDNSFSNIYYIQILNPGHLIVVLNTLKNLLEEKNIFIEALFIDSLSFWNFCKYDKINFFSDNNYVKRKTSDLLDYAFTLILNLKKTYRFLFFYTKLSTEDKFMEYTINLSINEETKKQIQHNNENTDNTDNYNLVNNNFNSLKQIFLIPQNFNDILKTHIFRKKDFLTNNFLIEKPFLIFLIPNEKNEFTHINKKNDINSINFLLCLSSEMKNINRTHYSKFFFMIQNANTIIPL, encoded by the coding sequence ATGACAAAAATTGATATAGATTGTACCTGTTTAGATTTATTTGAAGAGCATAACAAGagttattattttaatgattgcgctatattaaaaaaatgtataaagAATGgcattttaaaaaaatgtgaTAGTGTTTGTATATATGGTAAAGAAAATTGTGGAAAGactttattattaacagAAATATTAGCTGACCTTACAGCTGTAAAAGAATTGAAAGGAATGAATTGTAAAGTTGTATATTTAGATTGTgatttatcatttaattataagaattatgaaaatattataaataaaaaatttgataaatatataataaaaaataataatatatgtacatataatgatttaaaaaaaatatatgtagataattctttttctaatatatattatattcaaatattaAATCCAGGACATTTAATAGTTGTCCTTAATACgttaaaaaatttattagaagagaaaaatatatttattgaaGCATTATTTATAGATTCTTTGTCTTTTTGGaatttttgtaaatatgataaaataaatttcttttctgataataattatgtaaAAAGGAAAACCTCAGATTTATTGGATTATGCATTTACActtattttaaatttaaagaaaaCATATCGATTTCTATTTTTCTATACAAAATTATCAACTGAAGATAAATTTATGGAATATACAATAAATTTGTCTATTAACGAAGAAACAAAGAAACAAATACaacataataatgaaaatacaGATAATACTGATAATTACAATTTagtaaataataattttaattcattaaaacaaatatttttaattccacagaattttaatgatatattaaaaacaCATATTTTTAGGAAAAAAGATTTTCtaacaaataattttttaatagaaaaacctttccttattttcttaataccaaatgagaaaaatgaattcacacatataaataaaaaaaatgatataaacagtatcaattttttattatgcTTATCTTcagaaatgaaaaatattaacagAACGCACTATTCGAAGTTCTTCTTTATGATACAAAATGCCAACACAATTATACctttataa
- a CDS encoding hypothetical protein (conserved Plasmodium protein, unknown function), which yields MATSETQNLKTSSVNGSEENVYVKDAHMNSLHENYNVSTKNVIDTNPAEGYYTISHDENHTIDPNSIPYIIPGITESGMPLDPTTMQAAAALNQSLMYTNNAISTEYPQYHMYNGMNSMYGGIPQYYGGMNIPMNPYYDPYGIINPLACSNLSMEKTKKKTKKCYCC from the exons ATGGCTACTTCAGAGACACAAAATTTAAAAACTTCTTCAGTTAACGGAAGTGAAGAAAATGTGTATGTAAAGGATGCACATATGAATTCTTTACATGAAAATTATAACGTATCTACTAAGAATGTAATAGATACAAACCCTGCAGAAGGATACTACACAATTAGTCATGATGAAAACCACACCATTGATCCAAATAGTATACCTTACATAATACCTGGAATTACTGAATCTGGAATGCCCTTAGATCCAACAACTATGCAAGCTGCTGCAGCATTAAATCAAAGTTTAATGTATACCAACAATGCAATCTCAACAGAATATCCC cAATATCATATGTATAATGGAATGAATTCCATGTATGGAGGAATCCCTCAATATTACGGAGGCATGAATATTCCAATGAATCCATATTATGATCCTTATGGAATTATAAACCCATTAGCATGCTCTAACTTAAGTATGGAAAAGACCAAGAAGAAAACCAAGAAATGTTATTGCTGCTaa